A stretch of DNA from Catenulispora acidiphila DSM 44928:
CTCCCGATAGTCCGACCGCTGGAAGGTGACCATGACCGCCTCGAACGACAGGCACGAGCTGCCCGAGCCGCACGACCTGCACGACCTCGAAGCGCAAGCCGCGCGCCCCCGCCGTCAGTACGGCCACGACGCGCACATCGTCTGCGACAACCTGGTCCGCATCTACCAGACCGAAGGCGTCGAGGTGCAGGCGCTTCAGGGCCTTGACCTGCTCGTCGACCGGGGCGATCTGGTCGCGGTCGTCGGCGCCTCGGGCAGTGGCAAGTCCACGCTGCTCAACATCCTGTCGGGCCTGGACACCCCCACCGCCGGCGGCGCCCGCGTAGCCGGCTGCGACCTGCTGGCGATGAAGGCCAAGGACCGCCTCCGCTACCGGCGCGAGGTCGTCGGCTTCGTCTGGCAGCAGACTGGCCGCAACCTGTTCTCCCACCTGGACGCCCTGGACAACGTCATGCTCCCGATGAGCTACGCCGGAACCCGCGGCGCCGCCGCCGAGCGCAAAGCCGGCGAGCTGCTGGACCTGCTCGGCGTCGGGCACGCCCGCGACCGCCGCCCCGCCGGGCTGTCCGGCGGCGAGCAGCAGCGCGTGGCGATCGCCGTGGCGCTGGCCAACACGCCTGACGTGCTCTTCGCCGACGAGCCGACCGGAGAGCTGGACAGCGCGACCGCGCACCAGGTCTTCGAGGCGCTGCGGACGGCGAACCGCGAACTCGGCGTGACCGTGGTCGTGGTGACGCACGACGCCGACGTCGCCGGACAAGTGCGGCGCACCGTGGCGATCCGCGACGGCAAGACCAGCTCGGAGACCGTGCGAGCGGTGGCAGTGGACGAAGACGGCGCCGAACGCCACGTCGCCGAGGAGTACGTGATGCTCGACCGAGCCGGACGGATGCAGCTGCCCCGGGAGTACGTCGAGCGCCTGCAGATGCGGGACCGCGTACGGGTGGCGCTGGACGAGGACCACGTCAGCGTCTGGCCGGCGGCAGATGCCGGAAACGATGGTGACGCCGGGGATGAACGCGAAGCGAGAGAGCCGGTCCCGGCTGAGTGAATCAGTGTTCAGCGATACCGGAACGCGGTTGCGCGACTACACTTATCGCGTGGAGCGACCGCGGCGCATCCGGCATCTGTGGGCAAGATGGCTGGTCGCGTTCATCTTCTGGGCGATCGCCCCTCCGCTCCTGATGTGGATCGTGATGCGGCACGACTACCGCGGCCGGAATCACCATTCGCTCGGCTACAACGTGGCTGGCGACCTCATCGCAGCAGCGGTCATAGCCACCTTCCTCACCGTGATCGCCCCGCGGTGGGATCGCGCCGCGTCGCGTCGGCGTCCCTCGGCGACCAAACCGAACAGACCCGCCGATCCTCCCGCCGTTCCGCCGGGCAGAAAGCACAGCGAGTGAACGGAACGGACACATCACCTGTTTGAGGGTTCTGACTCAGCGAGCCTGACGTGTGTTTGCCTTCCCCGGTCCTGGAGATACGTGGTTCCTACCGACGATCGAGAGGATTTGCCAGATGCAGGCCACCCTCGAATACGTGATAGGCAGCCGGGTCCGGTGTGCCGGGGACGAGTGCGGCGAGGTGGAGTTCGTGGTCGTCGACCCGGTGGCGGACAAGCTCACCCACCTTGTGGTGCGGCCGGACGACGGCGGGCAGGCCCGTCTGGTGCCGGTGCACATCGCCGTCCCCGGTCCGGAGGGCGTCGATCTGAACTGCACGCGTGCCCGGTTCGAGGAGTTCGAACCGGCGCTGCAGACCTATTTCATGCCCGACATCGAGCGCGTCGGGCCCGCCCGCGAGGAGCGGGTGCTGGCTTGGCCGCTGTACGGGCTGGTGATGACCCCGACCGCGCTGACCGGTTTCGTGCCGGGCGTGGATCCGCAGCTGGCTGCCACGACCGTGGAGCACATCCCGGCCGGCGAGGTCAGCGTGCGCCGCGGTGAGCGCGTGCACGCCGACGGCGGCGGCGAGGTCGGGCGCGTGCAGGGTCTGGTGGTCGCGCCGCCGGACAGCGAGGTGACCCATGTGCTGCTGGACGAGGGGCACCTGTGGGGACGCAAGCGGGTCGCCATCCCGATTCAGGACGTGCTCGGGATCGACGCCGCCGGCGTGTCTGTCGGGCTGACCAAGGAGCAGATCAAGGAGCTGCCGCCGGTGGACGTCGACGGTCTGGCGGCGGAGTCGGGTGAGGATGAGGGCGACGGCGAGGGTCAGCAGGCGCCTGCGCAAGGCGGCTGAGCCCGGCGGCTCAGCCAACCGCGTCAGGACCGGGGCGGCATGACCGCGCCGGCCCTGGGTAGGCGGAACCGGAGCAGGACTGATCGTCCGGCTGAACAGGCCCTGAAACGTAAACGGCGGAACCATCATGCAGAAGCTTTCGCTCGAAGCGCTCTCCCGGCAGCACCTGGAGCGCGCCGCGTCGTCCTCGAACGGCCGCAGTTCTCAGACGGTGTACGGCGGCCACGAACGCGTCCTGCGCCAGACCCTCATCGCCCTGAGCGCCGGCAGCACGCTGGCCGAGCACGAGAACCCCGGTGAGTCGACGATCCTGGTGCTGCGCGGCCGGATCCGGCTGGTCTCCGACGACGCCTCGTGGGAGGGCATGACCGGTGACCTGCTCATCGTGCCCGATGCCCGGCACAGCCTGGAGGCGGTGGAGGACGCGACTTTCGTGCTCACCGTGGCCAAGGCGCTGTAGCCCGATTGGATCAAGGAAACGCGGCGCAGAAGCGGAAATCGGCTGCTCGCGCGCCGCTGTTTGGGTGCTGAGGCCCAGGGCACACGGACCCGAACCTCGGAGATCACTTCAAGGTCAAGACGTCAGCCCTAGCGAAGGAGGCGACCATGCCTCGCGGACAGTGGAGTGCCAAGCGCGAGCGGCAGTACGAGCACGTGAAGGAGAGCGTCGAGGATCGCGGCGTACCGGAGTCGAAGGCCGAGGAGATCGCCGCCCGGACCGTGAACAAGGAGCGGGCGCGCCACGGCGAGGCGAAGACCTCCAGCAAGCTGTCGAAGGAGGACATCTCCTCCGGTCGGCGCGGCGGACTGCGCTCGCACAAGGGTTCCGGTGGCCGGACCTACGACCAGCTGTATCAGGAGGCTCGGAGCCGGGGCGTCAAGGGCCGGTCCAAGATGAACAAGGCCGAGTTGGAGAAGGCGCTCGGCGGCCGGTGAGAGCTCGAAAGGCTTGAAGGGCTCGAAAGGTTCGAAGGGCTCGAACAGCGTCACCCGACCGGCGGCACGCTCCGCGTCGTCTCGGAGAACTCCTCCGCGATGGCCGCCAGCCGCCGCCGGTCCGCCTTGGCCTCGGCCTCGCGCCGGTGGGTGGCCTCGGCGAACGCCGAGCGCTCACGCTGGAGCAGATCGGGCAGCTGCGGGTGGACGTTCCCCTGGTGTCCGGCCCGGTCCAGCTGGTCGACCCAGGTCGCCTCCACGATGTTCTCGGCCTCGCGTACCGCCGCGCGTCCCCGCAGCTTGCGGACCGTGCGCTCACCTGCGGCCTTCGCTCTCGCCGCGCGATACCGGCGCCACGCTTCCCAGCCGTACATCTGCTGCCACCTCCCTGACGCCCCACACGTCGCCGGCATGCCGTTCACTCCGCGTGCCCGCGATCCTCCGAGGTAAACGCTCTGTGACCGGCGCGCGCGGCGGTGCGGGTCGCTGCCGCGCGGCGGTACCGATGTCTGCCACGCGGCGGTACCGGTGTTTGCCCCGCGGATCATCGGGCAACCGGTCGAAATGACCGGATTGAACCTGGCGCGCAAGCTCATCGAGGCACACCTGGTCGACGGCGAGATGTCGCCCGGCTCGGAGATCGCGGTGCGCGTGGACCAGACACTGACCCAGGACGCCACCGGGACGCTGGTGATGCTGGAGCTGGAAGCCCTCGGGCTGAGCCGGGTCCGCACCGAGGTCTCGGTCCAATACGTCGATCACAACCTGCTGCAGGCCGACGAGCGGAACATGGCCGACCACCTGTTCCTGCGCTCGGCGGCGCAACGCTTCGGCCTGTGGTTCTCCCCGCCGGGCGGCGGCGTGTCGCATCCGGTGCACATGCAGCGCTTCGGCGTCCCCGGCAAGTCGCTGATCGGCTCGGACTCCCACACCTGCGCCGCCGGCTCGCTCGGCATGCTGGCGATCGGCGTCGGCGGGCTGGAGGTCGCGCTGGCGATGGCGGGGGAGCCGCTGTACCTGACCATGCCGCGGATCTGGGGCGTGCGCCTGACCGGCGAGCTGCCGGACTGGGTCAGCGCCAAGGACGTGGTGCTGGAGATGCTGCGCCGGCACGGTGTGAAGGGCGGCGTGCACCGCGTCATCGAGTACCACGGGCCCGGCGTGGCGACGCTGTCGGCGATGGACCGGCACGTCATCGCCAACATGGGCGCCGAACTCGGCGCGACGGCGACGGTCTTCCCCTCCGACGACCGAGTGCGGGAGTTCCTGCGCGCCGAGGGACGCGAGGACGACTTCGTCGAACTCGCCGCCGACCCCGACGCCGAGTACGACCTCACCGACGAGATCGATCTCAGCACCCTGGAACCGCTGATCGCCAAGCCCAGTTCGCCCGGCTCGGTCGTGCCGGTGGCCGACGTCGCCGGGACCGAGGTGCACCAGGTGGTCGTCGGCTCCTCGGCGAACCCCGGGCTGCGGGACTTCGCGGTGGTCGCCGCGATCCTGCACGGCCGCCACGCCGACGCGCAGGTGTCCCTCGACGTCAACCCGACCTCGCGGGAGATCCTCGCCGACCTGACGAAGTCCGGCGCGACGCTGGACCTCATCCGCGCCGGCGCGCGCCTGCACCAGACCGGCTGCCTGGGCTGCATCGGCATGGGTCAGGCTCCTGCGAAGGGCCGCAACAGCCTGCGTACCTTCCCGCGCAACTTCCCCGGCCGCTCCGGGACGGACGATGACCAGGTGTGGCTGTGCTCGCCGGAGACGGCTGCCGCGGCGGCGCTGACCGGACGCATCACCGATCCGCGCACGCTGGGGTTCGCCTACCCGGCCGTGGAGCTGCCGGAGTCCTCCTCGGTGGACGTCGTGGTGCTGGAACACCCGCTGCCGCCGGGACTGGCGAAGGAGGTCGAGCTGGTCAAGGCCGAGAGCATCGGGAGCCTGCCGGAGCTGGACCCGCTGCCGGACCGGCTGGACATCCCGGTCGTGCTGAAGACCGGCGACAACGTCTCGACCGACGAGATCCTGCAAGCCGGAGCGGCGGCGCTGCCGTTCCGCAGCGACATCGTCAAGCTCGCAGAGTTCTCATTCACTCGGCTGGATCCCACGTATCCGGAGCGTGCGCGGGAAGCCGGCGACCATGTGGTGATCGGCGGCGAGAACTACGGCCAGGGCTCCTCCCGCGAGCACGCCGCGCTGGCGCCGCGATCGCTGGGGCTGCGTGCCGTGATCGCCAAGTCCTTCGCCCGGATCCACGCCTCGAACCTGGTGAACTTCGGGGTGCTGCCGCTGGAGTTCGCCGATCCGGCGGACTATGACGGCGTCGAGCCCGGAGACGAACTCCAGCTCGAGGACTTGAGCCGGCATCTGGCCGACGGCGAGTTCACTGTCAGCAACCTGACGAAGAACACGACGTTCGGCGTCCGTCACCGGCTCTCGCCGCGGCAGATCGCGACGATTCTGGCCGGCGGACGGATTGCCGAGCATCTCGGTGGTAAGCACGGAAACTGATACAGGCCGGTGGAAGAGTGAATATCGGCTGCTACCGGCTGCTGCGATGAACGGACGCGGACGCGCTACCAGCCGATGACGCGTCTGTCGTCCTGGGCTTCGCGAAAGCGCATCCGCGTGGCGCACAGCCAGTCATCCAGCTGCTCCGCGAGCAGATCGCGCGACTCAGAGTACGTATCCAGTGCGACGGCGCAGGCGTGCTCGGCGTTGGCGAACCGGCGCGCGGTCTCCTCGATCGCGGGTGGGTCGCCCGACAGCTCGGCGGCGCGGAGCCGGTCGGCGAGCTGCTCGCGGACACGCGTGCAGATGTCGACCGCGACGTGCGCCTCGTACTCGGCCAGCAGGAGCTGCCCGATCCAGGCGTCGCTGACCGCCTGCTCCGCGCTGCGTACCGCGGCACGCTGATCGGTGCCGTGGCGGTCGTGGTGGGCGTGGTTGATCCCCATGTGTTGTCACCTCCCTGTGGCATCTTCGGGTGCTGGCGGCAGGTTGGTCCGCCGTGAAGACGCCAAGACTTCCGACTTGACCATTCTGCTCGGATCGAAACGGGGGAGTACGCGGTTTTCTTGTGTTTCGGGACAGTGAAGCGCCGCGCCGGACGTGCCCTGCGTCGCAGGATACGTCCGGCGCGGTGAAGGAGATCCTAGAGGCGAATCCCTGAATGTTGAGGTTATTGGCGGCGGGGGTGGGCTCAGTCGCTCGGCGCCGTGGCGTTTCGCTCCGTGGCGTTTCGTTCCATGGCGTTTCGCTCCACGCTGCTTCGCTCCACGGCGTGCGTCGCGTGTCGCCGGCTGTAGCCGAAGTAGACGACCAGCCCGATCGCCATCCACGCCCCGAACCGGATCCAGGTGTTCACCGGCAGGTTGAGCATCAGCCACAGGCAGGACAGGATCGCCGCGATCGGCACGT
This window harbors:
- a CDS encoding cupin domain-containing protein, whose product is MQKLSLEALSRQHLERAASSSNGRSSQTVYGGHERVLRQTLIALSAGSTLAEHENPGESTILVLRGRIRLVSDDASWEGMTGDLLIVPDARHSLEAVEDATFVLTVAKAL
- a CDS encoding aconitate hydratase, producing MTGLNLARKLIEAHLVDGEMSPGSEIAVRVDQTLTQDATGTLVMLELEALGLSRVRTEVSVQYVDHNLLQADERNMADHLFLRSAAQRFGLWFSPPGGGVSHPVHMQRFGVPGKSLIGSDSHTCAAGSLGMLAIGVGGLEVALAMAGEPLYLTMPRIWGVRLTGELPDWVSAKDVVLEMLRRHGVKGGVHRVIEYHGPGVATLSAMDRHVIANMGAELGATATVFPSDDRVREFLRAEGREDDFVELAADPDAEYDLTDEIDLSTLEPLIAKPSSPGSVVPVADVAGTEVHQVVVGSSANPGLRDFAVVAAILHGRHADAQVSLDVNPTSREILADLTKSGATLDLIRAGARLHQTGCLGCIGMGQAPAKGRNSLRTFPRNFPGRSGTDDDQVWLCSPETAAAAALTGRITDPRTLGFAYPAVELPESSSVDVVVLEHPLPPGLAKEVELVKAESIGSLPELDPLPDRLDIPVVLKTGDNVSTDEILQAGAAALPFRSDIVKLAEFSFTRLDPTYPERAREAGDHVVIGGENYGQGSSREHAALAPRSLGLRAVIAKSFARIHASNLVNFGVLPLEFADPADYDGVEPGDELQLEDLSRHLADGEFTVSNLTKNTTFGVRHRLSPRQIATILAGGRIAEHLGGKHGN
- a CDS encoding ABC transporter ATP-binding protein, with the translated sequence MTASNDRHELPEPHDLHDLEAQAARPRRQYGHDAHIVCDNLVRIYQTEGVEVQALQGLDLLVDRGDLVAVVGASGSGKSTLLNILSGLDTPTAGGARVAGCDLLAMKAKDRLRYRREVVGFVWQQTGRNLFSHLDALDNVMLPMSYAGTRGAAAERKAGELLDLLGVGHARDRRPAGLSGGEQQRVAIAVALANTPDVLFADEPTGELDSATAHQVFEALRTANRELGVTVVVVTHDADVAGQVRRTVAIRDGKTSSETVRAVAVDEDGAERHVAEEYVMLDRAGRMQLPREYVERLQMRDRVRVALDEDHVSVWPAADAGNDGDAGDEREAREPVPAE